Proteins from a genomic interval of Solea solea chromosome 10, fSolSol10.1, whole genome shotgun sequence:
- the rbm20 gene encoding RNA-binding protein 20 isoform X1, which translates to MLGRGQSGGFPSETTGELTQQSISAIPVDGTDKKGLQVGGQFPGSVHSVGPQQQNQQLLLTPASLQLAQLQAQLTLHRLKLAQAQGGSSATAASVLNQVLSNVTMSQPLFNQLRSSTMVGNPQNAFPNILGFPASNSALGALVGAGFHQNPENVRLNHPGGGGTVGQQGVEYGTKSGSAYPSDTDRRHQYNVVTGASATAGDGQYAVINTQAKNMTNVGFQRDFYGQEMQGQQTGLGVNEHNMHVYNSAGHKEQWKTPVSMSHTGKVDMASNTATVWTAAGQPSRSRTELYNPEEPTSEPKFNHSGGVSSLSLSGTQGFGGYQNLHGGEETQSSGARILQPYQVNDYHAVTPTQLPHQCSICDKKVYNLKDWDQHVKGKLHLQNRTLYSNESSAGGSAGAVHYTVGRPSDGGLNPAGTNSMVYSAASQDVSSGVSASYLPAAAMKTYPMSDAGFASPQPESKPFPPGKATIGRVIHICNLPEGSCTENDVINLGLPFGKVTNYILMRSTHQAFLEMAYIEAAQAMVQYYQLTPAMINNQKLLIRMSKRYKELQLKKPGKDVQSIIHNIASQRERDDMHEPEHYVPERPRSRSPISRSLSPHSHSPSFTSCSSAHSPQSATCRGPERSSNGLGPCRGTWDWSSSHLRRGEDERERDDLWRNGGSLEDDRSNGRAADRRKAYQKSLDHISSRSADERGGSSGGGEAMRSNRDWHPRGSPQGASFNSYRNMEDDFYMKEQMHKSEKPPRPPYQRHDTKPKRRDGGDYHGRSRHSEFATSEEPLRRTPEERRQSSPGRGRSKKTSRRHTAEKHDREKTTENMDDQVKEKSVSPQQDNKPKEATECVQEKDTEKERESGVETDEDCWYPKNMEELVTVDEVGGEDDSIIEPDLPELDEYATCPKETVEEEAVEKHISMSTSSSEVQEMNKKSNQEQTCGEAAHQAETHDTEKEEKVLLASCPREQEISGQVAPELPVTNPSDFPSDEFKAALEETCLEDKVPNTEPLEEPMENDMTVSEDGKTQDIGQVTKTITNGVQRKDGTLKTEIEASPPPREQEKVVGEHSIPLGVEFIVPRTGFYCKLCGLFYTSEENAKTTHCRSTVHYRNLQKYLSQLAEQSLSDAFCEPTAAQ; encoded by the exons ATGTTGGGAAGAGGACAAAGTGGAGGATTTCCCTCCGAGACGACAGGTGAACTCACGCAGCAGAG CATCAGTGCAATTCCTGTGGATGGAACTGATAAGAAAGGCCTCCAGGTGGGTGGCCAGTTCCCGGGCAGTGTGCACTCCGTGGGGCCTCAGCAgcagaaccagcagctcctcttgACTCCGGCCAGCCTCCAGCTCGCTCAGCTCCAGGCACAGCTCACCCTCCATCGCCTCAAACTGGCTCAGGCTCAGGGGGGTAGCTCAGCCACTGCAGCCAGTGTTCTCAATCAGGTTCTGTCCAATGTCACAATGTCCCAACCACTTTTCAATCAGCTGCGGAGTTCAACTATGGTTGGGAATCCACAGAATGCCTTCCCCAACATTCTTGGTTTCCCCGCTTCGAATTCAGCCTTGGGAGCGTTGGTAGGTGCAGGGTTCCACCAAAACCCAGAGAATGTGAGACTAAACCATCCTGGCGGGGGAGGAACAGTGGGCCAACAGGGTGTCGAGTATGGTACAAAGTCCGGGTCAGCGTACCCTTCTGACACGGACAGGCGTCATCAGTACAACGTAGTTACAGGAGCATCAGCCACAGCTGGTGATGGACAGTACGCAGTGATCAACACTCAGGCCAAAAACATGACCAATGTTGGTTTCCAGAGAGATTTCTACGGGCAGGAAATGCAGGGGCAACAAACTGGACTCGGTGTCAATGAGCATAACATGCATGTTTATAACTCCGCTGGCCACAAGGAACAATGGAAAACACCTGTTAGCATGAGTCACACCGGGAAGGTGGATATGGCTTCGAATACGGCCACTGTGTGGACAGCAGCTGGGCAGCCCAGTCGGTCCCGGACTGAACTGTATAACCCAGAGGAGCCGACCTCTGAGCCCAAGTTCAATCACAGTGGCGGGGTTTCCTCTCTGAGTTTAAGCGGCACGCAGGGATTTGGGGGCTACCAGAACCTGCATGGAGGAGAGGAAACCCAGTCCTCAGGTGCCAGGATACTTCAACCTTATCAAGTCAATGACTACCATGCTGTTACACCCACTCAGCTGCCACACCAGTGTAGCATCTGTGACAAGAAGGTCTACAACCTCAAG GACTGGGACCAGCATGTGAAGGGAAAACTGCACCTGCAGAATCGAACGTTGTACTCAAATGAAAG CTCGGCCGGGGGATCAGCTGGAGCTGTTCACTACACTGTTGGCAGACCTTCTGATGGAGGTCTAAACCCCGCAGGGACGAACTCAATGGTCTACTCTGCTGCGAGTCAAG ATGTTTCCTCGGGAGTCAGTGCATCATACTTACCAGCTGCAGCAATGAAGACTTATCCGATGTCAGACGCAGGATTCGCCTCACCCCAGCCCGAGTCAAAG CCATTTCCACCCGGAAAAGCAACCATAGGGCGAGTGATTCACATCTGTAACCTCCCCGAAGGCAGCTGCACAGAAAATGACGTCATCAACCTCGGACTTCCCTTTGGCAAAGTCACCAACTACATCCTCATGCGCTCGACTCATCAG GCATTTCTGGAGATGGCGTATATTGAAGCAGCTCAGGCCATGGTTCAATACTACCAACTTACTCCAGCGATGATTAACAATCAGAAGCTGCTCATACGAATGTCAAAGAGGTACAAGGAGCTACAACTCAAG aaACCAGGCAAAGATGTTCAGTCCATCATCCACAATATCGCTTCTCAGCGGGAACGAGATGACATGCATGAACCTGAACA CTACGTACCAGAGAGACCTCGCTCTCGCAGCCCCATCAGCCGCTCCCTGAGTCCTCATTCGCATAGTCCCAGTTTTACATCATGCAGCTCAGCCCACAGCCCCCAGAGCGCAACATGCAGGGGTCCAGAGAGAAGCAGTAATGGCCTTGGCCCGTGTCGGGGCACTTGGGATTGGTCATCATCTCACCTGAGAAGAGGTGAggatgaaagagagagggatgacCTATGGAGAAATGGGGGAAGCTTGGAGGATGATCGGTCAAATGGACGAGCGGCCGACCGTCGGAAGGCCTATCAGAAGTCCTTGGATCATATCAGCTCACGATCCGCAGATGAGCGAGGAGGGAGCAGCGGAGGAGGTGAAGCGATGAGGAGCAACAGAGACTGGCACCCACGAGGCAGCCCCCAAGGCGCGTCCTTCAACTCATACAGGAACATGGAGGACGACTTCTACATGAAAGAACAAATGCACAAGTCAGAGAAGCCGCCCAGGCCTCCATACCAAAGGCACGACACAAAGCCCAAGAGAAGAGACGGTGGAGACTATCACGGAAGGTCAAGACATTCGGAGTTTGCCACGAGTGAGGAGCCACTTCGCAGAACACCGGAGGAAAGAAGGCAGAGCTCACCAGGCAGGGGCAGGAGCAAAAAGACAAGCAGGAGGCACACTGCAGAAAAACATGACAGGGAAAAGACCACTGAAAACATG GATGACCAGGTGAAAGAAAAATCTGTTTCACCGCAGCAGGACAATAAACCAAAAGAGGCTACTGAATGTGTTCAAGAAAAAGACACC GAGAAAGAGCGGGAAAGTGGAGTTGAGACTGATGAGGACTGCTGGTATCCAAAGAACATGGAGGAACTGGTCACTGTTGATGAAGTGGGAGGAGAAGATGATTCCATTATTGAGCCAGACCTTCCTGAGCTGGATGAGTACGCAACCTGCCCCAAAGAGACTGTAGAGGAAGAAGCAGTAGAGAAGCACATATCCATGTCCACCTCATCCTCAGAGGTGCAGGAGATGAACAAGAAATCGAACCAGGAGCAGACTTGTGGGGAAGCTGCTCATCAGGCGGAAACAcatgacacagagaaagaggagaaggttTTACTTGCGAGCTGTCCCAGAGAACAGGAAATATCAGGTCAAGTGGCTCCTGAGCTGCCAGTCACTAACCCCAGTGACTTCCCCAGTGACGAGTTCAAGGCCGCACTGGAGGAGACGTGTTTGGAGGATAAAGTTCCCAACACTGAGCCCTTAGAAGAGCCAATGGAAAATGACATGACAGTGTCAGAGGACGGCAAGACGCAGGACATAGGACAggtcacaaaaacaatcactaACGGAGTACAACGCAAGGATGGAACTCTTAAAACAG AGATTGAGGCATCCCCGCCACCCCGTGAACAAGAAAAGGTTGTCGGTGAACACAGCATACCTTTGG
- the rbm20 gene encoding RNA-binding protein 20 isoform X2 codes for MLGRGQSGGFPSETTGELTQQSISAIPVDGTDKKGLQVGGQFPGSVHSVGPQQQNQQLLLTPASLQLAQLQAQLTLHRLKLAQAQGGSSATAASVLNQVLSNVTMSQPLFNQLRSSTMVGNPQNAFPNILGFPASNSALGALVGAGFHQNPENVRLNHPGGGGTVGQQGVEYGTKSGSAYPSDTDRRHQYNVVTGASATAGDGQYAVINTQAKNMTNVGFQRDFYGQEMQGQQTGLGVNEHNMHVYNSAGHKEQWKTPVSMSHTGKVDMASNTATVWTAAGQPSRSRTELYNPEEPTSEPKFNHSGGVSSLSLSGTQGFGGYQNLHGGEETQSSGARILQPYQVNDYHAVTPTQLPHQCSICDKKVYNLKDWDQHVKGKLHLQNRTLYSNESSAGGSAGAVHYTVGRPSDGGLNPAGTNSMVYSAASQDVSSGVSASYLPAAAMKTYPMSDAGFASPQPESKPFPPGKATIGRVIHICNLPEGSCTENDVINLGLPFGKVTNYILMRSTHQAFLEMAYIEAAQAMVQYYQLTPAMINNQKLLIRMSKRYKELQLKKPGKDVQSIIHNIASQRERDDMHEPEHYVPERPRSRSPISRSLSPHSHSPSFTSCSSAHSPQSATCRGPERSSNGLGPCRGTWDWSSSHLRRGEDERERDDLWRNGGSLEDDRSNGRAADRRKAYQKSLDHISSRSADERGGSSGGGEAMRSNRDWHPRGSPQGASFNSYRNMEDDFYMKEQMHKSEKPPRPPYQRHDTKPKRRDGGDYHGRSRHSEFATSEEPLRRTPEERRQSSPGRGRSKKTSRRHTAEKHDREKTTENMVKEKSVSPQQDNKPKEATECVQEKDTEKERESGVETDEDCWYPKNMEELVTVDEVGGEDDSIIEPDLPELDEYATCPKETVEEEAVEKHISMSTSSSEVQEMNKKSNQEQTCGEAAHQAETHDTEKEEKVLLASCPREQEISGQVAPELPVTNPSDFPSDEFKAALEETCLEDKVPNTEPLEEPMENDMTVSEDGKTQDIGQVTKTITNGVQRKDGTLKTEIEASPPPREQEKVVGEHSIPLGVEFIVPRTGFYCKLCGLFYTSEENAKTTHCRSTVHYRNLQKYLSQLAEQSLSDAFCEPTAAQ; via the exons ATGTTGGGAAGAGGACAAAGTGGAGGATTTCCCTCCGAGACGACAGGTGAACTCACGCAGCAGAG CATCAGTGCAATTCCTGTGGATGGAACTGATAAGAAAGGCCTCCAGGTGGGTGGCCAGTTCCCGGGCAGTGTGCACTCCGTGGGGCCTCAGCAgcagaaccagcagctcctcttgACTCCGGCCAGCCTCCAGCTCGCTCAGCTCCAGGCACAGCTCACCCTCCATCGCCTCAAACTGGCTCAGGCTCAGGGGGGTAGCTCAGCCACTGCAGCCAGTGTTCTCAATCAGGTTCTGTCCAATGTCACAATGTCCCAACCACTTTTCAATCAGCTGCGGAGTTCAACTATGGTTGGGAATCCACAGAATGCCTTCCCCAACATTCTTGGTTTCCCCGCTTCGAATTCAGCCTTGGGAGCGTTGGTAGGTGCAGGGTTCCACCAAAACCCAGAGAATGTGAGACTAAACCATCCTGGCGGGGGAGGAACAGTGGGCCAACAGGGTGTCGAGTATGGTACAAAGTCCGGGTCAGCGTACCCTTCTGACACGGACAGGCGTCATCAGTACAACGTAGTTACAGGAGCATCAGCCACAGCTGGTGATGGACAGTACGCAGTGATCAACACTCAGGCCAAAAACATGACCAATGTTGGTTTCCAGAGAGATTTCTACGGGCAGGAAATGCAGGGGCAACAAACTGGACTCGGTGTCAATGAGCATAACATGCATGTTTATAACTCCGCTGGCCACAAGGAACAATGGAAAACACCTGTTAGCATGAGTCACACCGGGAAGGTGGATATGGCTTCGAATACGGCCACTGTGTGGACAGCAGCTGGGCAGCCCAGTCGGTCCCGGACTGAACTGTATAACCCAGAGGAGCCGACCTCTGAGCCCAAGTTCAATCACAGTGGCGGGGTTTCCTCTCTGAGTTTAAGCGGCACGCAGGGATTTGGGGGCTACCAGAACCTGCATGGAGGAGAGGAAACCCAGTCCTCAGGTGCCAGGATACTTCAACCTTATCAAGTCAATGACTACCATGCTGTTACACCCACTCAGCTGCCACACCAGTGTAGCATCTGTGACAAGAAGGTCTACAACCTCAAG GACTGGGACCAGCATGTGAAGGGAAAACTGCACCTGCAGAATCGAACGTTGTACTCAAATGAAAG CTCGGCCGGGGGATCAGCTGGAGCTGTTCACTACACTGTTGGCAGACCTTCTGATGGAGGTCTAAACCCCGCAGGGACGAACTCAATGGTCTACTCTGCTGCGAGTCAAG ATGTTTCCTCGGGAGTCAGTGCATCATACTTACCAGCTGCAGCAATGAAGACTTATCCGATGTCAGACGCAGGATTCGCCTCACCCCAGCCCGAGTCAAAG CCATTTCCACCCGGAAAAGCAACCATAGGGCGAGTGATTCACATCTGTAACCTCCCCGAAGGCAGCTGCACAGAAAATGACGTCATCAACCTCGGACTTCCCTTTGGCAAAGTCACCAACTACATCCTCATGCGCTCGACTCATCAG GCATTTCTGGAGATGGCGTATATTGAAGCAGCTCAGGCCATGGTTCAATACTACCAACTTACTCCAGCGATGATTAACAATCAGAAGCTGCTCATACGAATGTCAAAGAGGTACAAGGAGCTACAACTCAAG aaACCAGGCAAAGATGTTCAGTCCATCATCCACAATATCGCTTCTCAGCGGGAACGAGATGACATGCATGAACCTGAACA CTACGTACCAGAGAGACCTCGCTCTCGCAGCCCCATCAGCCGCTCCCTGAGTCCTCATTCGCATAGTCCCAGTTTTACATCATGCAGCTCAGCCCACAGCCCCCAGAGCGCAACATGCAGGGGTCCAGAGAGAAGCAGTAATGGCCTTGGCCCGTGTCGGGGCACTTGGGATTGGTCATCATCTCACCTGAGAAGAGGTGAggatgaaagagagagggatgacCTATGGAGAAATGGGGGAAGCTTGGAGGATGATCGGTCAAATGGACGAGCGGCCGACCGTCGGAAGGCCTATCAGAAGTCCTTGGATCATATCAGCTCACGATCCGCAGATGAGCGAGGAGGGAGCAGCGGAGGAGGTGAAGCGATGAGGAGCAACAGAGACTGGCACCCACGAGGCAGCCCCCAAGGCGCGTCCTTCAACTCATACAGGAACATGGAGGACGACTTCTACATGAAAGAACAAATGCACAAGTCAGAGAAGCCGCCCAGGCCTCCATACCAAAGGCACGACACAAAGCCCAAGAGAAGAGACGGTGGAGACTATCACGGAAGGTCAAGACATTCGGAGTTTGCCACGAGTGAGGAGCCACTTCGCAGAACACCGGAGGAAAGAAGGCAGAGCTCACCAGGCAGGGGCAGGAGCAAAAAGACAAGCAGGAGGCACACTGCAGAAAAACATGACAGGGAAAAGACCACTGAAAACATG GTGAAAGAAAAATCTGTTTCACCGCAGCAGGACAATAAACCAAAAGAGGCTACTGAATGTGTTCAAGAAAAAGACACC GAGAAAGAGCGGGAAAGTGGAGTTGAGACTGATGAGGACTGCTGGTATCCAAAGAACATGGAGGAACTGGTCACTGTTGATGAAGTGGGAGGAGAAGATGATTCCATTATTGAGCCAGACCTTCCTGAGCTGGATGAGTACGCAACCTGCCCCAAAGAGACTGTAGAGGAAGAAGCAGTAGAGAAGCACATATCCATGTCCACCTCATCCTCAGAGGTGCAGGAGATGAACAAGAAATCGAACCAGGAGCAGACTTGTGGGGAAGCTGCTCATCAGGCGGAAACAcatgacacagagaaagaggagaaggttTTACTTGCGAGCTGTCCCAGAGAACAGGAAATATCAGGTCAAGTGGCTCCTGAGCTGCCAGTCACTAACCCCAGTGACTTCCCCAGTGACGAGTTCAAGGCCGCACTGGAGGAGACGTGTTTGGAGGATAAAGTTCCCAACACTGAGCCCTTAGAAGAGCCAATGGAAAATGACATGACAGTGTCAGAGGACGGCAAGACGCAGGACATAGGACAggtcacaaaaacaatcactaACGGAGTACAACGCAAGGATGGAACTCTTAAAACAG AGATTGAGGCATCCCCGCCACCCCGTGAACAAGAAAAGGTTGTCGGTGAACACAGCATACCTTTGG